A portion of the Chloroflexota bacterium genome contains these proteins:
- a CDS encoding archease, which yields MASGAGFREREHTADWALEIWAPDFPELLRQAARGLEALSGVTVDEAAPPERQAVAIPAEDPETALVEFLNELLFLRDTRGRWFRPERLTWDGQAVRGTLVGFPLRSVEKEVKAATYHNLQARRTPTGWHAVVVVDV from the coding sequence ATGGCCTCTGGAGCCGGTTTCCGCGAACGCGAACACACCGCCGATTGGGCGCTGGAAATCTGGGCGCCCGACTTCCCTGAACTGCTGCGGCAGGCGGCGCGCGGACTGGAAGCCCTCAGCGGCGTGACGGTGGACGAAGCCGCCCCGCCCGAGCGCCAGGCGGTCGCCATCCCCGCCGAAGACCCCGAAACTGCCCTGGTGGAATTCCTGAACGAACTGCTTTTCCTGCGCGATACCCGCGGGCGTTGGTTTCGCCCTGAGCGCCTGACCTGGGACGGCCAGGCCGTGCGGGGCACGTTAGTGGGCTTCCCCCTGCGGAGCGTTGAAAAAGAAGTCAAAGCCGCCACCTATCACAACCTGCAAGCCCGCCGCACGCCCACCGGCTGGCACGCGGTTGTGGTTGTAGACGTGTAA
- a CDS encoding RtcB family protein has translation MIHKHDLRRIDDYTWEIPTTFRKKMKVPVRLFAGERLLEYALRDEALMQAVNVARSLPGLVGFVAVMPDVHQGYGFPIGGVAATRWPDGAISPGGVGYDIGCGVRLLASRLNYKMVAPYLDDLADALNARIPSGVGRGGSIRVSNADLAAVCHRGVRWALENGYAVPADLRHIESQGVMDGADFGKVSQRAKERGRPQLGTLGAGNHFVEIGLVDAVYDAEAAQAFGLEEGQVTLLIHTGSRGFGHQICSDYVRALQKEPYVRALPDRDLAYAPLSTRLGQDYLAAMRCAANFAFVNRQLITHHARAAFETVLRGVYDQSVWWLRVVYDLHHNTAKVETHTVDGKRLKVCVHRKGATRAFGPGRPDLPPEYRPIGQPVLVPGSMGTASWVLAGTEGGMRKAFGSTCHGAGRMMSRSQAKKRVRGSQLLEELEAEGIHVRAGSMRGLAEEAPFAYKDVDLVVGSVVGAGLARKVARLVPLAVIKG, from the coding sequence ATGATTCACAAACACGACCTCCGCCGTATTGACGACTACACCTGGGAAATTCCGACCACTTTCCGCAAGAAGATGAAGGTGCCGGTGCGGTTGTTTGCGGGTGAGCGCCTGCTGGAATACGCGCTGCGGGACGAGGCGCTGATGCAGGCGGTCAACGTGGCGCGCAGTTTGCCGGGGTTGGTGGGGTTCGTGGCCGTGATGCCCGATGTCCATCAGGGCTATGGCTTTCCCATTGGCGGGGTGGCAGCCACCCGCTGGCCTGACGGCGCGATCTCCCCTGGCGGCGTGGGCTACGACATTGGCTGCGGCGTGCGCCTGCTGGCTTCCCGCTTGAATTACAAGATGGTTGCGCCTTACCTTGATGACCTGGCCGACGCGCTCAATGCGCGCATTCCCAGCGGGGTGGGGCGGGGCGGCAGTATCAGGGTTTCCAACGCAGACTTGGCCGCGGTGTGCCACCGCGGAGTGCGCTGGGCCCTGGAAAACGGCTATGCCGTGCCCGCCGACCTGCGGCACATCGAGAGCCAGGGCGTGATGGATGGTGCGGATTTCGGCAAGGTGAGCCAGCGCGCTAAGGAGCGCGGACGCCCTCAGTTGGGCACCCTGGGCGCGGGCAACCATTTCGTGGAAATCGGCCTGGTGGATGCGGTCTATGATGCGGAAGCCGCACAGGCTTTTGGCCTGGAAGAAGGCCAGGTCACTTTGCTCATCCACACCGGCTCGCGGGGCTTTGGGCATCAGATTTGTTCCGACTACGTCCGGGCGCTGCAAAAAGAGCCGTATGTACGCGCGCTGCCCGACCGCGATCTGGCCTATGCGCCCCTTTCCACCCGCCTGGGGCAGGATTACCTTGCCGCGATGCGCTGTGCGGCCAATTTTGCTTTTGTGAACCGGCAGTTGATTACGCACCATGCGCGGGCGGCTTTCGAGACGGTGTTGCGTGGGGTTTACGACCAAAGCGTATGGTGGTTGCGGGTGGTTTACGACCTGCACCACAACACCGCCAAGGTGGAAACCCATACCGTGGACGGCAAGCGGCTGAAGGTGTGCGTGCACCGCAAGGGCGCGACCCGCGCGTTCGGGCCTGGGCGCCCCGACCTGCCGCCGGAATACCGCCCGATAGGCCAGCCGGTGCTGGTGCCAGGGAGTATGGGCACCGCGTCGTGGGTGCTCGCGGGCACCGAAGGCGGTATGCGCAAGGCGTTTGGCTCGACATGCCACGGTGCAGGCCGCATGATGAGCCGCTCGCAGGCCAAGAAGCGGGTGCGGGGTTCGCAATTGCTGGAAGAACTGGAAGCCGAAGGCATTCACGTGCGCGCGGGTTCCATGCGTGGCCTGGCCGAGGAAGCCCCTTTTGCCTACAAGGATGTGGATTTGGTGGTGGGAAGCGTGGTCGGTGCAGGGCTGGCGCGCAAGGTAGCACGGCTGGTGCCCTTAGCGGTCATCAAGGGGTAG
- a CDS encoding methyltransferase domain-containing protein gives MPTLILKPQREKALLRRHPWVFSGAVAKVKGNPAPGDTVVIADHRGQFLAWGAYSPTSRIRARVWSWQESDVIAPEFFQRRVQAAVARRAAWIGPDTDAYRLVFAEADGLPGVIADRYGDTVVVQFLSAGAEAWREAITAALVEATGATRVYERSDAEVRRLEGLAPRTGALHGDKPPDRVRIAENGRAFWVDVRHGHKTGFYLDQRENRAWVDAHARGRRVLNAFAYTGGFAVYALAGGAAEVVSVDTSAEALALAQENLTLSGLPVAKAAFVQDDVFHLLRKYHSEGQKFDMVILDPPKFAPTAAQVKRAARGYKDINRLAFHLLPPGGLLVTFSCSGGLDAALFQKIVADAAVDAGVEARIVARLTQGPDHPVALNYPESAYLKGLVVEVGDS, from the coding sequence ATGCCTACCCTCATTCTCAAACCCCAACGCGAAAAAGCGCTCTTGCGCCGCCACCCGTGGGTGTTTTCCGGCGCGGTGGCCAAAGTCAAAGGCAATCCTGCTCCCGGTGACACCGTAGTGATTGCCGACCACCGCGGCCAGTTCCTGGCCTGGGGCGCGTACAGCCCCACGTCTCGCATCCGTGCCCGGGTGTGGTCATGGCAGGAAAGCGACGTCATCGCCCCGGAGTTTTTCCAGCGCCGCGTGCAGGCCGCGGTAGCCCGCCGCGCCGCGTGGATTGGCCCGGACACGGACGCGTACCGGCTGGTTTTTGCTGAAGCCGACGGTCTGCCTGGTGTGATTGCCGACCGCTACGGCGACACCGTGGTAGTGCAGTTCCTTAGTGCGGGCGCGGAAGCCTGGCGGGAAGCCATCACCGCCGCGCTGGTGGAAGCCACGGGAGCGACGCGGGTGTACGAGCGTTCCGACGCCGAAGTACGCCGCCTGGAAGGTTTAGCCCCGCGCACGGGCGCCTTGCACGGCGACAAACCGCCCGATCGCGTTCGTATAGCCGAAAACGGCAGGGCGTTTTGGGTGGATGTACGGCACGGGCACAAGACCGGCTTTTACCTCGACCAGCGGGAAAACCGCGCCTGGGTGGACGCGCACGCGCGGGGCAGGCGGGTGCTCAACGCATTTGCCTACACTGGCGGGTTCGCGGTATATGCCCTCGCCGGCGGGGCTGCCGAGGTGGTTTCGGTGGATACTTCCGCCGAAGCCCTCGCACTGGCGCAGGAAAACCTTACCCTCAGCGGCCTGCCCGTGGCCAAAGCAGCCTTCGTGCAGGACGATGTCTTCCACCTGCTGCGGAAATATCATTCCGAAGGGCAAAAGTTCGACATGGTCATCCTTGACCCACCGAAATTTGCCCCCACCGCGGCGCAGGTGAAGCGGGCCGCGCGCGGCTACAAAGACATCAACCGCCTGGCCTTCCACCTGTTGCCCCCCGGCGGCTTGCTGGTGACGTTTTCCTGCTCCGGCGGCCTGGATGCCGCGCTTTTTCAGAAAATTGTGGCCGACGCCGCGGTGGATGCCGGGGTGGAAGCCCGCATTGTTGCCCGCCTCACCCAGGGTCCCGACCACCCCGTGGCGCTCAATTACCCCGAAAGCGCCTATTTGAAGGGGCTGGTGGTAGAGGTAGGTGATTCGTGA